In Candidatus Defluviibacterium haderslevense, the following are encoded in one genomic region:
- a CDS encoding T9SS type A sorting domain-containing protein, translated as MKKIVLLNIVLAAFLMLHLQAQTNSDYTVQTRVVVNTSPPSISIRWPKIATGVTAYNIYRKEKTDQSWGNILGSTLGTDTIWTDTQVKIGENYEYNIQKLNGTTLLGISYLLSGIEVPVVHSRGKALIVVEAGLASAIPNEIKSLMADINADGWEVITTQVSKTDSIQKVKREIKRIDLEVGGINALILLGHIPVPYSGNFGKIEHFRFPPDGHVEHSGCWPADVYYAVDYDQWTDTITNIDATRIENKNIPGDGKLDQTRTPAKVNYLMGRIDLSNLPAFPLSEVELTKQYIKKAHDFRFKITKTIEKGVIDDRFAVTQGAYGSQAWRNFAAMFGPQQIIQGDLLQHCDAQNLLFAYGAGGGTYTDCGRVCSTDSFLRHKGAIFNMIFGSNFGDWDNKNNLLRAPLAAKENGLTNAWSGRPHWQNHSMALGEPVGYSAQLTQNNLNTYTYNDAANAIHIALMGDPTLRLHMIAPPSNVTATPISNNTMVTLNWLPSIEPGILGYYIYHSEYQFGTYLPLNINPQLALNFTDSFPNNGNNFYQVKAVKLTTSASGSYFNTSHGASISIGNIIGNPVDVDHVIQHYLDIVPNPATSVITMSTNYNINDLTTHIYNQLGQLVISKKPYLNQLNNIDINVSDLKAGLYFLKYGPMIKTFVKL; from the coding sequence ATGAAAAAGATCGTCTTGTTAAACATTGTTTTGGCTGCCTTCTTGATGTTACATTTACAAGCTCAAACCAATAGTGATTATACTGTACAAACAAGGGTTGTGGTTAATACATCTCCACCTTCCATTTCTATTCGATGGCCCAAAATAGCAACTGGAGTTACAGCTTACAATATTTATCGCAAGGAAAAAACAGATCAAAGTTGGGGTAACATTTTAGGATCCACCCTAGGAACCGATACGATATGGACAGACACTCAAGTAAAAATTGGCGAGAACTATGAATACAATATTCAGAAATTAAATGGGACCACTTTATTAGGAATAAGTTACTTGCTGAGTGGCATTGAAGTTCCTGTAGTTCATTCTCGCGGGAAAGCCTTAATTGTAGTAGAAGCAGGATTGGCTTCAGCAATACCTAACGAAATAAAAAGTTTAATGGCAGATATCAATGCCGATGGTTGGGAAGTGATTACAACTCAAGTATCCAAAACAGATTCCATTCAAAAAGTAAAACGCGAAATAAAAAGAATAGATCTTGAAGTTGGCGGAATAAATGCTTTAATACTATTAGGACATATTCCTGTTCCTTATTCTGGAAATTTTGGAAAAATAGAGCATTTTAGATTTCCACCTGATGGGCATGTAGAGCATAGCGGATGCTGGCCAGCAGATGTTTATTATGCAGTAGATTATGATCAATGGACAGATACTATAACAAATATTGATGCCACAAGAATCGAAAACAAAAATATTCCTGGTGATGGCAAATTGGATCAAACCAGAACGCCAGCAAAAGTTAATTATTTAATGGGGCGCATTGATCTTTCCAACCTTCCTGCCTTTCCTTTATCAGAAGTTGAATTGACAAAACAATATATAAAAAAAGCACATGACTTTAGATTTAAAATAACCAAGACAATAGAAAAAGGTGTTATCGATGATCGCTTTGCCGTCACTCAAGGAGCCTATGGTAGTCAGGCATGGCGAAATTTTGCGGCTATGTTCGGGCCACAACAAATCATTCAAGGGGATTTATTACAACATTGTGATGCACAAAATTTATTATTTGCATATGGTGCCGGTGGAGGAACATACACAGATTGTGGAAGAGTATGTTCTACAGATAGTTTTTTGCGTCACAAAGGAGCTATTTTCAATATGATATTTGGTAGTAATTTTGGTGATTGGGACAATAAAAATAATTTACTGAGAGCACCACTTGCAGCCAAAGAAAATGGTCTAACCAATGCTTGGAGCGGTCGTCCACACTGGCAAAATCATTCTATGGCTTTGGGCGAGCCGGTTGGATATAGTGCACAACTAACTCAAAACAACTTAAACACTTATACCTACAATGATGCAGCAAATGCCATACACATTGCACTAATGGGTGATCCTACACTTCGCCTTCATATGATAGCACCACCTTCAAACGTTACTGCCACCCCAATTTCAAATAATACTATGGTAACGTTGAATTGGTTACCTAGCATTGAACCAGGTATTTTGGGATATTATATTTACCATTCAGAATACCAATTTGGAACGTACTTACCGTTAAATATAAATCCACAATTAGCCCTAAATTTCACAGATAGCTTTCCAAACAATGGAAATAACTTTTACCAAGTTAAAGCAGTTAAATTGACTACATCTGCTAGTGGGAGTTATTTCAATACAAGTCATGGCGCTTCAATAAGTATTGGTAATATCATCGGTAATCCAGTGGATGTTGACCATGTTATTCAACATTATTTAGATATTGTTCCAAATCCTGCCACATCTGTTATCACAATGAGTACGAATTATAATATAAATGATTTAACAACTCATATTTATAATCAATTAGGACAATTAGTAATCTCTAAAAAACCTTATCTAAATCAATTAAATAATATCGATATCAATGTTAGTGACTTGAAAGCAGGTTTATATTTTCTTAAATATGGCCCTATGATTAAAACGTTTGTTAAACTTTAA
- a CDS encoding NAD(P)H-binding protein, producing the protein MIKKKIILIGASGMIGGLVLRKALESDSISEIVSLVRKPLGISHHKLKEIILQDFTNYSDKQEQLKDFDAAYFCIGVYTGSVPDDQFKMITVDYAKAFIDVIKEQSPNANFCFLSGAGADLNEKSRLSFARYKGMAENYLIQKQFKHWYIFRPAYIYPVEKRLEPNFSYRIMRTLYPIIKSIYPQGAITSEVLGDAMFKAGIYGKDQIILENQDIKTLNFVEQ; encoded by the coding sequence ATGATTAAGAAAAAAATAATTCTTATTGGTGCCTCTGGAATGATAGGTGGCCTTGTATTGAGAAAAGCACTTGAATCTGATTCCATTAGTGAAATAGTTTCACTAGTAAGAAAACCATTAGGAATATCGCATCACAAATTAAAAGAAATCATATTGCAGGATTTTACAAATTATTCTGATAAACAAGAACAACTTAAAGATTTTGATGCAGCTTATTTTTGTATCGGTGTGTATACCGGATCTGTACCAGACGATCAGTTTAAGATGATTACCGTAGATTATGCTAAAGCATTTATTGATGTTATAAAAGAACAAAGCCCCAATGCAAACTTTTGTTTTCTGAGTGGGGCTGGAGCTGACCTAAATGAAAAGAGTCGCCTTTCTTTTGCTCGTTATAAAGGCATGGCTGAAAATTATTTAATCCAAAAACAATTTAAACATTGGTATATTTTCAGACCAGCTTATATTTATCCTGTTGAAAAAAGACTTGAACCCAATTTTTCATATCGAATTATGCGAACACTATATCCAATAATAAAAAGTATTTACCCACAAGGCGCTATTACATCTGAAGTGTTAGGTGATGCCATGTTCAAAGCTGGAATTTATGGAAAAGATCAAATTATTTTAGAAAATCAAGATATTAAAACTTTGAATTTTGTAGAACAATAA